The Nakaseomyces glabratus chromosome H, complete sequence genome segment gagaaaaaagaaagaaagacGAAATGGGTCAATCCTAATAATGAATATCAAAGGAAACCAACGAAACAAAGAGCAGAAACAAAGAaacatttatttttctgTACAACCCGAGGATTGGTGACAAGAGAACCGACAAATTCTCGCAAAGTTAGATGAACTTTCAGATTTATCATATATAGTGACTAGAAATCAACGAAGGTGTAGTTGTAAGTGAAGGTCGACCTTTATGATGTGGTTTGAGGAGGGGGGGACCTTAGTGTATCACAATCGTGTACCATATTATATACGTTAATGAGGGAGCCAGCACTTGGTGTGGTATTTGCAGGGTAAACTCCTGTGCGGGGGGACTCAATTATAAGTATTACAGGGACAAAACTTTGTAGATGTAGTACAGTCACTACCACATGGACAGGGACACCCAACTGCTACATCTGCAAAGCTATATAACAATATTCTCCACTATACTTGCATATAATAAGTGTATATATCGTCTGATAAATATCACCCGAGACGCACGAGTCCACTTCCCATGATTCTGGCGAGAGGAGACGTTGAGAGGATTGGAAGAAGTTATAGAAAATGGGATGCCAAGTGCTACGTAGGAGACTCAAAGGGGTAGCTAGCACAAGTGAGAGACAAGTGTATAAAGCGCCAATAAGGAACCAATACGATGTCTTTGATGAACAAAGCGGTTAGTCGTTTCAGGACTGCTGGGTGGCTGGAGAAAGCCGGGTACTCTCCGTGGTTGTACCTGTACAGGAACCTAGAGCGTGGCCAAGTGATGTACTCGCAGTTGCCAGAGTATGGGGAGCGCAACATCAAGACGCAGTTCAAGCGACACCAGTGGGAGAACAAGACGCCGAGCCTGCGCCGAGACATATGGCGTGTGATGTGTGTTGTGCAGATGCCGAACCACCAGGACAGCGTGCAAGTGTACCAGAACCTGTGCAGGTTGAGGTATATGCGTGATGTGCTGTATCGGGAGGAGGCGCAGAAGCACAGGAAGCTTAACGACAAGGGCCAAGTGTGGTACAGCGGCCAGTACAGACCGACTTACACGCAGGAGGCAGTTGCAGACCTGAAGGAGTCCATTGACAAGAGCGGCAGTGCGGGACCTGTTACGCTAGTGTGGGAGGATATGTGGCGGATGGGTGAGCGGTCTGTGTGGGAAGAGTTAGACCTAGAGATCAAACACAGGGCGCTGCCTAAGCTGGGCAATGTTATCCGTGACGAGCACGCCATGCTGAAACAGTTGCAACTGGAGTCTCTGGAGTGAATCTCAGTGGAGAAACTTAAATATTCCTTCTTTCAGTAGTGCAACATAACTCCCTtcacacacacacatatatatacatgtaAATACCATCAGTACATAGCTAAGAAATGACAATCTTACACCATTATGCGTTGCGTTTATTAGCTTTATAGATGTATTGTGCTACGTAAAGTAACGTGACATCCACAATAAGAGCACTACGGACGCATCCATCGAATTCTCCGCGGCCGCAGCAAGCAAAGCGAAGCAGAGCAAAGCAGCAGAGAGCAAGAGTACCAGTCAAGGCATACACCGGTATATCTTAGAGGCAAATAAGTTCCGCGGTATATAGTATGGGGGGGACTAGGAGTTCTATTTGTCAGCTGTTTATAGGAGCATCAATATACCGGATAAGGAAACAACGGGTACCCGTATAAGGACCTGGCATAAGGTGGTATAAGAACCGGGAAAAGAGACCATCCGAGAAAGGAGCTCGTATAGTCCATTATGGGCAGTCCAATCTCGTATAATTCCAAAAGAGAGGGTCAACGCCAATGGCTAGACAGAGAGAGACAGCGAGACAGCGAGACAGCGAGACAGCGAGATACGCGAAAACTGCGCAACAGAGATGACAAGCTCCTGTACGTACACTTCTGTGCGAGACTgcaggaaaaaaaagaaagaaagtgGGGGTTACTGATGGAAAAGCAAGAGCATGAGAACAATGGGAGGACTCAGACCAGGACGTAGGAGTGCATGACAAGCTGCTAGACAGAGCCGTAGTCCCTGTATTTCTGTTTGTACTGCTCTCTGGAAAATGTATATCTTCCTCTGATATTGGCTATAGACATTAATATAGACACCGGTCCTGCCCACAGGTGAAGGGGCAGCATAACTTATTTTTGGTTTGTGGATATGGGAACTTCTCAATGATACGTCCTTGACAGGGGAAAACCACTCATATTCTTGGAAGACACTCATATTCTTGGAAGACACTCATCGCTTCCCAAAACATCACGCTATGGGAAGTGCTGAACAGGTATCTTCAAACACAAGAATCAACTTGCAAACTATGTAAACTTGTGAACTGCCATATGATTAGTAATCTATTAGAACTGAACAACTCAGTGATTCAGATGAACGACATAGACAAGAACTATGGACGCGGgctaaagaaaaaaaaaaaggaattCTATAGTgtagagaaagagaaaaaagtTGTTCCACCTCGGCCATTTCTCTCACGTAAGGAAAAGCTCAAGGACGAGAATCACAGACCGGGGGGAGAAAAAACGTATATATATGTAGCATGATTCCCTTCTTGCGCAGGATAATGATTTCTGTATACCagtaaaaaaacaacaacaacataccaactacaaaaagaaagaataatgTCTGTCAACGGGACTTTGTTTGAACAATCTTTCAACTTGAAGGGTGGTTATGACTACATGCACACTGTCTCTGCCCCAGAGATCAAGCTGACTCCTCGTGAGGACTTGACCTCTTACTGTTCTGACGGTATCCTTGCCCTGGCTGCTCCAGTTATTGCCTACTGGGCTCAGTCCGCTTTTTTCCACATTATCGATGTGTTCCATTTGGCTGAGAAGTACAGAATCCACCCAAGTGAGGAGATCGAGAAGCGTAACAGAGCCACCAGACTACAGGTCTTGCGTGAAGTCATCTTCCAACACATTGTGCAAACCGTCGTTGGCCTaatcttcttgaagttcGCTGACGAGTCCGTCACCGGTTTCGAACAAAATGAGATGTGGCACTGGAGACAGCAAGCTCCAGGTTTCATTCCAGATGCTGCTGTCTACTACGCTTACATGTACGGTGTCTCCTTGATCAAGCTGTCCCTAGGTTTCTTGTTCATCGACACCTGGCAATACTTCTGGCATAGAGTCATGCACTTGTCCCCATTCATGTACAAGTACTTCCACTCTATCCACCACGAACTTTACGTCCCATACGCTTACGGTGCTCTGTTCAACAACCCAGTCGAAGGTTTCATCCTAGACACCTTGGGAACTGGTATCGCTATGTTCCTAACAGGCTTGACCCACAGAGAAGAAGCCGTCTTGTTCACCTTCGCTACCATGAAGACCATCGACGACCACTGTGGTTACGCTTTGCCATTCGACCCATTCCAAATCGTCTTCCCAAACAACGCTGTCTACCACGATATTCACCACCAGCAATTCGGTCTAAAGACCAACTTTGCTCAACCtttcttcaccttctgGGACAACTTGTTCGGTACCAACTTCAAGGGCTTTGAAGAGTACcagaagaagcaaagaAGAGTCACCATTGACAAGTACAAGGAGTTCTTGGCCAAGAGAGAAGCTGAAAAGCTTGAGAAGATCAAGAACTTCTCCAAGAAGAACGAGAACAAGAAGGAGAAATAAGTGTAGAGTTTCTGTACATTACCTTATTTCAAATGGAGTTCTTTCGTTTTTTGCTCCGATAATTATTGAGCGGTTCCAGTTTGATGAAGGGACCTGGGCTCAGACCATCAGTCATTCAATGGTTAAGCTAGTTCTTCTCACCATTGTctgattattattttttaatgaaatttttttatttgggAATTACTATACACCCAAAAAGCAAGAAATTATAATTCGATAAAATTTGAGTTTGAAATGTTTAGTGATGATATGACTTCATTTTAACCCTGTTTGACGGTATTACACCAACTTTTTTTACTCTTACAATTTGTgttttataaaatatttatgaTAGACTTTacttttttaaaaaaaaatacatgATATGTCTCCTTATTTAATCAATTTAAATCAGCGCGTATATATATCTACATTACTGTAACCTGTTTGGAAAAGAggttaaaattttttttattgaatataaaatactgtatatatatttttggtCTAAGATTTGGTTTTCTCCCTAGTATGAAATGTGATTTATTATGGATAAGCCCAGAAGTTCTCATTTAACAAGGTTGTCGTCAGACAAAGGTCCAAATATAGCCACAATTGCTACCAAAAGGAGTACATGAAAGACCAGACGGTAGTTTTCCCCTTAtgtgtttcttttttcaaaatgcaATGATTGccaatatatttacaaaCAATTTGCGCGTGTATGAGGTAATGGAATATAAATCGAAGTTAGACTGTGAACGGGGTGATTGGGGGTGATGGGGGGGATGGATGAGCTGGAAAGCTGTATCCCAAACTTTGCTACATCATAAAAGCTGTAGCTGCCTCAAATAGTTTCTTCTAACACCTTGTTTAGTTTTTGGATCTTTGAAGAGACACTTAGGTCAATGGTTTGGTCGCCAACTTCCACTATCAAACCACCTTTGATGTCAGGCTTGACAACGTTATCCAACTTCAGGGTCTTCTGTTGGCCAACTAGAGAGCTCTGTTGTAATGCTTTTTCCAATCTCTTGAAGTTCTTGCTGTCCAAAGGCTGTGCTGTGGTGACGGAGCCCCTGATCAAT includes the following:
- the MHR1 gene encoding mitochondrial 54S ribosomal protein mL67 (CAGL0H01353g~Ortholog(s) have recombinase activity, single-stranded DNA binding, structural constituent of ribosome activity); translation: MSLMNKAVSRFRTAGWLEKAGYSPWLYLYRNLERGQVMYSQLPEYGERNIKTQFKRHQWENKTPSLRRDIWRVMCVVQMPNHQDSVQVYQNLCRLRYMRDVLYREEAQKHRKLNDKGQVWYSGQYRPTYTQEAVADLKESIDKSGSAGPVTLVWEDMWRMGERSVWEELDLEIKHRALPKLGNVIRDEHAMLKQLQLESLE
- the SUR2 gene encoding sphingosine hydroxylase (CAGL0H01375g~Predicted sphinganine hydroxylase with role in sphingolipid biosynthesis; mutants show reduced sensitivity to caspofungin and increased sensitivity to micafungin), coding for MSVNGTLFEQSFNLKGGYDYMHTVSAPEIKLTPREDLTSYCSDGILALAAPVIAYWAQSAFFHIIDVFHLAEKYRIHPSEEIEKRNRATRLQVLREVIFQHIVQTVVGLIFLKFADESVTGFEQNEMWHWRQQAPGFIPDAAVYYAYMYGVSLIKLSLGFLFIDTWQYFWHRVMHLSPFMYKYFHSIHHELYVPYAYGALFNNPVEGFILDTLGTGIAMFLTGLTHREEAVLFTFATMKTIDDHCGYALPFDPFQIVFPNNAVYHDIHHQQFGLKTNFAQPFFTFWDNLFGTNFKGFEEYQKKQRRVTIDKYKEFLAKREAEKLEKIKNFSKKNENKKEK